Proteins encoded within one genomic window of Magnetococcales bacterium:
- a CDS encoding AAA family ATPase produces the protein MRIQRLLLTRYGHFTGTEIDLTQEHPGLVILLGRNEAGKSTLREAMGDLLFGIPERTSRNFIHSYDTLQIGAHLLSSRGEQLAFQRVKRRGNTLQNPAGNPLPDGALLPFLGGADRELFNNLFGLSQDSLRTGGNRMLAAEGRLGEMIFGAAGGMRDLVTLQKELDEEARSIYTSRKRSALPFYQSLDAWNDARRQVNQLLVGAGEWQELQKELTAAEQEQGHIRDSSRQLTEARNRLERMRRIFPLARDLAQVRAELLQVATAPDLPESTPQRHQQALEQLQRSRERYRERETELSALQKEIDALQINQPLLAHADEIKAIHEGRGAVLKARKDLPGLLGLRQQSGERLEKLARDLKQSWSATEVIQKAPSGMDLEEVQSLIAAWTRLDTEEKRTRERVQEAAADLQRIQGKLANLTEPADPTPLRLVVEKVQAQGDLPGRLQQVEVTVANLERRLQDGLAGLTFWKGDVEQLARIPVPVAATLHRFEKEFTTLTRRMEKAEERLKTASQQRDKAIDALARLHTDATIPTPEAIAEARHMRDRFWQKIQRYLVEGHWLADDPAPAILAEQHVRALLAADHLADRRVVEATRLARHAALQEELAVAQRDLTQAGTELQATRQAFDTLLTQWRQQWNFLAGEPGWPPEMTAWMGQREGLLRHLESLLTARAEATTLHQEMEKSRQALLQALASPSPLRDQSAPLSAILQHARSVLESLQQANATWSALQTEQARCTTLLQRETRRLDDVTERQEKLQASWILAMDNLGLDEGTSAEAAGVALAIWRDIRQEAEKWRDLGERIQAIRQDEVDYAHWVETLASSVFPVSDNESAPDSANKDVLVKAQKLFDTLASDSEQARRKQDLHRRATKTATASQEAATEMAKASTTLQALQEQAGAPTLDELAARIEQAERKRILRHREQELTGRIVSEADGATLEQALAETAGMDPDQIRAEIDQLSQSLEALLSASAQAGERVQELRTRLGELTKGRGAAVANQEVSNAQTLLRQHAQRWMVLRTAAFLLKTGIDHYRQERQGPILARAGHLFRLLTCNRFAGFRAEYDQKETPILFGLRDDHTTCPVAGMSDGTQDQLYLALRLAIIEEYGQLNEPLPFIADDLFVNFDDQRSRAGFDVLLQLARSTQILFLTHHDHLAELAKQQGGEQVAIRQIGSTGQNRDQNT, from the coding sequence ATGCGCATCCAACGCCTGCTCCTCACCCGCTATGGCCATTTTACCGGCACCGAAATTGACCTGACCCAGGAACATCCGGGCCTGGTCATCCTGCTGGGACGCAACGAGGCCGGCAAATCGACCCTGCGCGAGGCCATGGGGGATCTCCTGTTTGGCATTCCCGAACGAACCAGCCGCAATTTCATCCACAGCTACGACACCCTGCAAATCGGTGCCCACCTGCTCTCCAGCCGGGGTGAACAACTCGCCTTTCAACGGGTCAAACGCCGGGGCAATACCCTGCAAAACCCTGCCGGCAATCCTCTGCCTGATGGCGCTTTGCTCCCCTTTCTGGGAGGGGCGGATCGGGAGTTGTTCAACAATCTGTTCGGACTCAGCCAGGACTCCTTGCGCACCGGCGGCAACCGGATGCTCGCCGCCGAAGGCCGCCTGGGTGAAATGATTTTTGGCGCAGCCGGCGGCATGCGGGATCTGGTGACCCTCCAGAAGGAACTCGACGAGGAAGCCAGATCGATCTACACCAGCCGCAAACGCAGTGCCCTCCCTTTCTATCAGTCCCTGGATGCCTGGAATGATGCCCGCCGCCAGGTCAACCAGTTGCTGGTCGGAGCCGGCGAGTGGCAAGAGTTGCAGAAGGAACTGACCGCCGCCGAACAGGAACAGGGCCATATTCGCGATTCCTCCCGGCAGCTCACGGAGGCCAGAAATCGCCTGGAACGAATGCGCCGCATTTTTCCCCTGGCACGGGATCTGGCCCAGGTCCGGGCGGAGCTGCTCCAGGTGGCCACGGCACCTGATTTGCCGGAAAGTACCCCGCAACGCCATCAACAAGCCCTGGAGCAGTTGCAACGCAGTCGTGAGCGCTATCGGGAACGGGAAACGGAACTCTCGGCACTTCAAAAAGAAATCGATGCCTTGCAGATCAACCAACCCCTGCTGGCCCATGCCGATGAAATCAAGGCGATTCATGAAGGGCGTGGCGCGGTTCTCAAAGCTCGCAAGGATTTACCGGGTCTGCTCGGTCTGCGCCAGCAGAGCGGTGAACGTCTGGAAAAACTGGCCCGCGATCTCAAGCAATCCTGGAGTGCCACAGAGGTGATCCAAAAGGCACCCTCCGGGATGGACCTGGAGGAGGTCCAAAGCCTGATTGCCGCCTGGACCCGACTCGATACGGAAGAAAAACGCACCCGGGAACGGGTCCAGGAGGCCGCTGCCGACCTGCAACGTATCCAGGGAAAACTGGCCAATCTGACAGAACCCGCCGATCCAACTCCCCTGCGGCTGGTGGTGGAAAAAGTCCAGGCCCAGGGTGACCTGCCGGGACGTTTGCAGCAGGTCGAGGTGACCGTCGCCAACCTGGAACGGCGTCTTCAGGATGGCTTGGCCGGACTCACCTTCTGGAAGGGGGATGTGGAGCAGTTGGCCCGGATTCCGGTGCCTGTAGCAGCCACGTTGCACCGTTTCGAAAAAGAGTTCACAACCCTGACCCGCCGCATGGAAAAGGCCGAAGAACGCCTGAAAACCGCATCCCAACAACGCGACAAAGCCATCGATGCCCTGGCCAGACTCCACACCGATGCGACCATTCCCACCCCGGAAGCCATCGCCGAGGCCCGCCACATGCGGGATCGGTTTTGGCAAAAAATTCAGCGTTATCTGGTTGAAGGTCACTGGTTGGCGGATGATCCGGCCCCGGCCATTCTGGCGGAACAGCATGTACGGGCACTGTTGGCTGCCGACCATCTGGCCGACCGGCGCGTCGTGGAGGCCACCCGCCTGGCCCGGCACGCTGCCCTGCAAGAGGAACTCGCCGTGGCCCAGCGCGACCTCACCCAGGCCGGCACGGAACTTCAGGCCACCCGCCAGGCTTTCGATACCCTGCTGACCCAATGGCGGCAGCAATGGAATTTTCTGGCTGGCGAGCCGGGTTGGCCCCCGGAAATGACCGCCTGGATGGGGCAACGCGAAGGCCTGCTGCGTCACCTGGAAAGCCTGCTCACCGCCCGTGCTGAAGCCACGACCCTGCACCAGGAAATGGAAAAATCCCGGCAGGCGTTGCTGCAGGCGTTGGCCTCTCCGTCCCCCTTGCGCGACCAGTCTGCCCCTCTGTCCGCCATCCTCCAACACGCCCGGAGTGTGCTGGAAAGCCTGCAACAGGCAAACGCAACCTGGTCGGCTTTACAGACAGAGCAGGCGCGGTGTACCACCCTGCTGCAACGTGAAACCAGGCGCTTGGATGATGTGACCGAACGCCAGGAAAAATTGCAGGCCAGTTGGATCCTGGCCATGGACAATCTGGGTCTGGACGAAGGCACCTCGGCTGAAGCCGCCGGCGTGGCCCTGGCCATTTGGCGGGACATTCGCCAGGAGGCGGAAAAATGGCGCGATCTGGGCGAGCGGATTCAGGCCATTCGCCAGGATGAGGTGGATTACGCCCATTGGGTCGAAACCCTGGCCAGCAGCGTGTTTCCCGTGAGCGATAATGAATCGGCCCCGGATAGCGCTAACAAGGATGTGCTTGTTAAGGCCCAAAAATTGTTCGATACCCTGGCATCGGACAGCGAACAAGCACGCCGCAAACAAGATCTGCACCGCCGCGCCACCAAAACCGCCACCGCCAGCCAGGAAGCCGCCACCGAAATGGCCAAGGCCTCAACCACCCTCCAGGCTTTGCAGGAGCAGGCCGGCGCACCCACCCTGGATGAACTCGCCGCACGGATCGAACAGGCAGAACGCAAGCGCATTCTGCGCCACCGGGAACAGGAGCTGACCGGGCGGATTGTCAGCGAGGCCGATGGTGCCACCCTGGAGCAAGCACTGGCGGAAACAGCCGGCATGGATCCAGACCAGATCAGGGCCGAAATCGATCAACTTTCCCAAAGTCTGGAAGCACTCCTTTCGGCCAGCGCCCAGGCCGGCGAACGAGTCCAGGAGCTGCGTACCCGCCTGGGAGAGCTGACCAAAGGCCGAGGCGCTGCCGTGGCCAATCAGGAAGTCAGCAACGCCCAGACCCTGTTGCGCCAACATGCCCAACGCTGGATGGTGTTGCGCACGGCAGCCTTTCTTCTGAAAACAGGCATTGACCACTATCGCCAGGAACGCCAGGGTCCGATCCTGGCACGGGCCGGTCACTTGTTTCGCCTGCTCACCTGCAACCGCTTTGCCGGCTTTCGTGCCGAATATGACCAGAAAGAGACCCCGATCCTCTTCGGTCTGCGCGACGACCACACCACCTGCCCGGTTGCCGGCATGAGCGATGGCACCCAGGATCAACTCTATCTCGCTCTGCGCCTGGCCATCATCGAAGAGTATGGCCAACTCAACGAACCCCTGCCCTTCATCGCCGACGATCTGTTTGTCAATTTTGACGATCAACGGTCCCGTGCAGGTTTCGATGTCCTGCTGCAATTGGCCCGTTCAACACAAATCCTGTTCCTGACTCACCACGACCATCTGGCAGAATTGGCCAAACAACAGGGGGGAGAACAGGTTGCCATCAGGCAGATAGGATCAACTGGACAGAATCGGGATCAAAATACGTAG